Proteins from one Niallia circulans genomic window:
- a CDS encoding IS3 family transposase codes for MRGCLFKKVEGFSRESGCLPRKAQAAIAFELKEEGFRLKDVLTQVEIPEATYHYQIKQMKQKDPNETWETLILETFEKHKGRYGYRRIHAELKMQGYPVNHKKVQRIMKKLGLKCEKFVRKSRYKSYKGTVGKVAKNRLNRRFHTPHTLQKVVTDVTEFKCTNDEKLYLSPIMDLYNGEIIGFSMSKSPTLEFVMDSLKQVLPIIQERAKYRTTIHSDQGWHYQHYKWVQTLKENKMYQSMSRKATCADNAAMENFFGLLKQEMYYGEQLISYETLNMKIEKYIHYYNNDRIKQKLAGMSPVKFRTHASQLAA; via the coding sequence ATTAGAGGTTGCCTATTTAAAAAAGTTGAAGGCTTTTCGAGAGAATCCGGATGCCTTCCTCGAAAAGCACAAGCAGCCATCGCCTTCGAACTTAAAGAAGAAGGATTCCGATTAAAAGATGTCTTAACACAAGTGGAAATTCCAGAGGCAACGTATCATTATCAAATCAAACAGATGAAACAAAAGGATCCAAATGAAACGTGGGAAACGTTGATTTTAGAGACGTTTGAGAAGCATAAAGGCAGATATGGTTACCGTCGTATTCATGCGGAATTGAAAATGCAAGGTTACCCCGTTAACCATAAGAAAGTACAACGTATCATGAAGAAGCTAGGTTTGAAATGCGAAAAATTCGTGCGTAAATCACGCTACAAATCGTATAAAGGTACGGTTGGGAAAGTGGCGAAAAATCGTTTGAACCGTCGTTTCCACACACCACATACCCTTCAAAAAGTTGTGACCGACGTAACGGAATTCAAATGTACAAATGATGAGAAGTTGTATTTAAGCCCTATCATGGATTTATATAACGGGGAAATTATTGGGTTTAGTATGTCTAAAAGTCCAACGCTGGAATTTGTGATGGATTCATTAAAACAGGTGCTTCCTATTATTCAAGAGCGTGCCAAATATCGAACAACCATTCACTCCGATCAAGGCTGGCACTATCAGCACTACAAATGGGTACAAACATTGAAAGAAAATAAGATGTACCAAAGCATGTCTCGCAAAGCAACATGTGCAGACAATGCAGCAATGGAGAACTTCTTTGGCTTACTGAAGCAGGAAATGTATTACGGAGAACAATTAATTTCTTACGAAACATTGAATATGAAGATTGAGAAGTACATCCATTACTATAACAACGATCGAATTAAACAAAAACTGGCCGGCATGAGTCCGGTAAAATTCCGAACTCATGCCAGCCAATTAGCTGCATAA
- a CDS encoding transposase gives MAKYSGNFKLKIVQEYLKSALSYDRLAQKYSIPSSSPIKNWVSAYKAFGEKGLQRKIANEEYPVQFKLDVLHFRKQTGASFQETAIQFRINNPSLIAKWNSKLEKEGIEGLQQKAKGRPSMSKKPKTTANKQNKPMSREEQLERENEMLRLEVAYLKKLKAFRENPDAFLEKHKQPSPSNLKKKDSD, from the coding sequence ATGGCTAAATATAGTGGGAATTTCAAACTAAAAATTGTTCAAGAGTATTTGAAAAGTGCTTTAAGTTATGACCGATTGGCGCAAAAATACAGTATTCCATCTTCTTCACCAATTAAGAATTGGGTAAGTGCTTATAAAGCTTTTGGCGAAAAAGGGTTACAACGGAAAATAGCTAATGAGGAATACCCTGTTCAATTCAAATTGGATGTATTACACTTTAGGAAACAAACAGGTGCTTCTTTTCAAGAGACAGCGATTCAATTTAGGATAAATAATCCGAGTTTAATCGCCAAATGGAACAGTAAATTAGAAAAAGAAGGAATAGAGGGCCTGCAACAAAAAGCAAAGGGGCGCCCGTCTATGTCTAAAAAACCAAAAACAACAGCGAATAAACAGAATAAACCAATGTCACGTGAGGAACAGTTAGAACGTGAAAATGAAATGCTTCGATTAGAGGTTGCCTATTTAAAAAAGTTGAAGGCTTTTCGAGAGAATCCGGATGCCTTCCTCGAAAAGCACAAGCAGCCATCGCCTTCGAACTTAAAGAAGAAGGATTCCGATTAA
- the citZ gene encoding citrate synthase, with translation MAVTRGLEGIIATTSSISSIIDDSLSYVGYDIDVLAENSSFEEVVFLLWNRRLPTEAELNELKQELADNAELPAPLLEQLKLMPLNNVHPMAVLRSAVSLLGVYDKDADFMDESTNYQKALRLQAKIPTIVTAFSRLRKGLDPIAPRKNLSFAANFLYMLTGEEPESIAVEAFNKALVLHADHELNASTFTARVCVATLSDVYSGITSAIGALKGPLHGGANEAVMKMLTEIGGVDNVDAYISGKMEKKEKIMGFGHRVYRKGDPRAKHLKEMASKLTELTGQSELFDMSIKIEELLKEKKNLVPNVDFFSASVYHSLEIDHDLFTPIFAVSRVSGWLAHILEQYENNRLIRPRADYTGPERAVYIPVHER, from the coding sequence ATGGCAGTAACAAGAGGTCTTGAAGGAATAATTGCAACAACTTCTTCTATTAGCTCTATCATTGATGATTCATTATCCTATGTTGGTTATGATATTGATGTGTTGGCAGAGAACTCCAGTTTTGAAGAAGTAGTTTTTTTGCTGTGGAACAGAAGGTTGCCGACAGAAGCAGAATTGAATGAGTTAAAGCAAGAATTAGCAGACAATGCAGAGCTGCCTGCGCCGCTGCTTGAACAGCTGAAGCTAATGCCGCTTAATAACGTGCATCCAATGGCTGTTCTTCGTTCTGCAGTATCCCTTCTTGGTGTGTATGACAAGGATGCTGACTTTATGGATGAAAGCACAAACTACCAAAAGGCATTGCGATTACAAGCCAAAATCCCTACTATCGTTACAGCCTTTTCTAGATTAAGAAAAGGGCTTGATCCGATTGCACCTAGGAAAAATTTAAGCTTTGCAGCTAATTTTTTATATATGCTGACAGGGGAAGAACCTGAGAGCATTGCGGTAGAGGCATTTAATAAAGCATTAGTGCTTCATGCAGACCATGAGCTGAACGCCTCCACTTTTACAGCAAGGGTATGTGTGGCAACATTGTCTGATGTTTATTCAGGCATTACATCTGCTATAGGTGCATTAAAGGGACCATTGCACGGCGGTGCTAACGAAGCTGTTATGAAAATGCTGACAGAAATCGGCGGTGTCGATAATGTTGATGCATATATTTCTGGGAAAATGGAAAAGAAAGAGAAAATCATGGGCTTCGGTCACCGTGTTTACCGTAAAGGTGACCCTCGCGCTAAGCACTTGAAGGAAATGGCAAGCAAGCTGACAGAATTGACTGGACAATCAGAGCTTTTTGATATGAGCATAAAAATCGAAGAGCTGTTAAAGGAGAAGAAGAATCTTGTTCCTAATGTGGATTTCTTTTCTGCTTCTGTTTATCACAGCTTGGAAATCGATCATGATTTGTTCACGCCAATCTTTGCAGTTAGCAGGGTTTCCGGCTGGCTTGCCCATATTTTGGAGCAATACGAAAACAATCGCTTAATCAGACCAAGAGCTGATTATACAGGACCTGAAAGAGCGGTTTATATTCCTGTTCATGAACGCTAA
- the icd gene encoding NADP-dependent isocitrate dehydrogenase gives MKGEKISVVDGVLNVPANPIVPFIEGDGIGPDIWASASRVLDAAVEKAYSGERKIVWKEVLAGEKAFNETGEWLPSETLEEIREYLIAIKGPLTTPVGGGIRSLNVALRQELDLYVCLRPVRWFEGVPSPIKRPQDTDMVIFRENTEDIYAGIEYEKGSEGVAKLLKFLQDEMGVNKIRFPETSGLGIKPVSEEGTSRLVRAAINYAIKEGRKSVTLVHKGNIMKFTEGAFKNWGYELAEKEFGDKVFTWAQYDRIQEEQGSDAANKAQAEAEAAGKIIVKDSIADIFLQQILTRPTEFDVVATMNLNGDYISDALAAQVGGIGIAPGANINYETGHAIFEATHGTAPKYAGQDKVNPSSVLLSGVLLLEHLGWNEAAQLIVASVEKTIASKVVTYDFARLMDGATEVKCSEFGDELIKNMD, from the coding sequence ATGAAAGGTGAAAAAATTTCAGTAGTTGATGGTGTATTAAATGTACCAGCTAATCCAATCGTACCATTTATCGAAGGTGACGGAATCGGTCCTGACATCTGGGCTTCTGCTTCAAGAGTGCTTGATGCTGCCGTAGAAAAAGCATATAGCGGCGAGCGTAAGATTGTGTGGAAAGAAGTGTTAGCTGGAGAAAAAGCATTCAACGAAACAGGAGAATGGCTGCCATCTGAGACATTGGAAGAAATAAGAGAATACTTGATTGCTATAAAAGGTCCATTGACAACTCCTGTTGGCGGCGGTATTCGTTCATTGAACGTTGCACTTCGTCAAGAGCTTGATCTTTATGTATGTTTACGTCCTGTCAGATGGTTTGAAGGCGTGCCTTCTCCTATAAAACGTCCACAGGATACTGACATGGTTATCTTCCGTGAAAATACAGAGGATATTTATGCAGGAATCGAGTATGAAAAAGGTTCTGAAGGCGTGGCGAAATTATTGAAATTCCTTCAAGATGAAATGGGTGTTAACAAAATCAGATTCCCTGAAACTTCCGGTTTAGGAATCAAGCCAGTTTCTGAAGAAGGAACAAGCCGTTTAGTGCGAGCAGCCATCAATTATGCTATTAAAGAAGGCAGAAAGTCTGTGACTCTTGTACATAAAGGCAATATCATGAAATTCACTGAAGGTGCCTTCAAAAACTGGGGTTATGAATTAGCCGAGAAGGAATTCGGGGACAAGGTGTTCACATGGGCACAATATGACCGCATTCAAGAAGAGCAAGGCTCTGATGCTGCAAATAAAGCACAGGCAGAAGCTGAAGCTGCTGGGAAAATCATTGTGAAAGATTCTATTGCTGATATCTTCTTGCAACAAATTTTAACTCGCCCAACAGAGTTCGATGTAGTTGCTACAATGAACTTGAATGGAGACTATATTTCCGATGCACTTGCGGCTCAAGTAGGCGGAATCGGGATTGCTCCAGGAGCGAATATCAACTATGAAACAGGGCACGCTATTTTCGAAGCGACACATGGTACTGCACCGAAATATGCTGGTCAGGATAAAGTGAATCCTTCTTCCGTTCTTTTGTCAGGCGTCTTATTGCTTGAGCATTTAGGCTGGAATGAAGCGGCACAGTTAATCGTTGCTTCTGTTGAAAAGACAATCGCTTCAAAAGTGGTCACTTACGATTTCGCACGCCTAATGGACGGAGCGACAGAAGTGAAATGCTCTGAATTCGGTGATGAATTAATTAAAAATATGGACTAA
- the mdh gene encoding malate dehydrogenase, which yields MGLRKKISIIGSGFTGATTAFLLAQKELSDIVLLDIPQMENPTKGKALDMFEASPIQGFDANIKGTSDYKDTEGSNIVVITAGIARKPGMSRDDLVQTNQSIMKSVTKEVVKYSPDCIIIVLSNPVDAMTYTVFKESGFAKTRVIGQSGVLDTARFRSFVAMELNLSVKDITGFVLGGHGDDMVPLIRYSYAGGIPLETLIPKHRLEEIIERTRNGGAEIVNLLGNGSAYYAPAASLADMCEAIIKDQRRVLPAVAYLDGEYGYSDIYLGVPTILGGNGIEQVIELELTEAEKTALDKSVRSVKNVLKVLT from the coding sequence ATGGGTTTACGTAAAAAAATTTCCATTATTGGCAGCGGGTTTACTGGAGCTACAACAGCATTTCTATTAGCGCAAAAGGAGCTTAGCGATATTGTGCTGCTTGATATTCCACAGATGGAGAATCCAACTAAGGGGAAAGCACTTGATATGTTTGAGGCAAGCCCTATTCAAGGATTTGATGCTAATATTAAAGGCACATCTGATTATAAGGATACAGAAGGATCTAATATTGTAGTTATCACTGCCGGAATTGCAAGAAAGCCGGGAATGAGCAGAGATGATTTAGTTCAGACAAATCAAAGTATCATGAAGTCGGTCACGAAGGAAGTAGTCAAATACTCTCCTGATTGCATTATTATTGTTCTTTCAAACCCAGTCGATGCTATGACTTACACTGTGTTCAAGGAATCAGGCTTTGCAAAAACAAGAGTAATTGGTCAATCAGGCGTGCTAGATACTGCTCGATTTAGAAGCTTTGTGGCAATGGAATTAAACCTTTCTGTTAAGGATATTACCGGTTTTGTTCTCGGTGGCCATGGCGATGATATGGTGCCTTTAATCCGCTACTCCTATGCTGGAGGTATACCGCTTGAGACATTAATACCGAAGCACCGCTTGGAAGAAATTATTGAAAGAACAAGAAATGGTGGTGCTGAAATTGTTAATCTTCTTGGAAATGGAAGCGCTTATTATGCACCTGCTGCTTCACTTGCTGACATGTGTGAAGCGATTATTAAAGACCAAAGAAGAGTATTGCCGGCGGTTGCTTATCTTGATGGGGAATATGGTTATTCGGATATTTACCTGGGTGTTCCGACGATTCTCGGGGGAAATGGCATTGAACAAGTGATTGAGCTTGAATTGACGGAGGCAGAAAAAACGGCATTAGACAAATCTGTACGTTCTGTGAAAAATGTACTAAAGGTTCTTACATAA
- a CDS encoding response regulator transcription factor, with product MKKKVLVVDDEQSIVTLLKYNLQQAGYDVITAMDGEEGLNLAVTSNPDVILLDLMLPKMDGMDVCKNLRQQRIFTPILMLTAKDDEFDKVLGLELGADDYMTKPFSPREVIARIKAVLRRSQLQSESSEQEKEEKDTLKIGDLKVMPNHYEAYFKDELLELTPKEFELLLYLARNKGRVLTRDQLLSAVWNYDFVGDTRIVDVHISHLREKMEHNTKKPIYIKTIRGLGYKLEEPK from the coding sequence ATGAAGAAGAAAGTTCTTGTAGTTGATGATGAGCAGTCTATCGTAACACTGCTAAAATATAACCTGCAGCAGGCGGGCTATGATGTAATTACGGCAATGGATGGAGAGGAAGGGCTTAACCTAGCCGTAACGTCGAATCCTGATGTCATCCTTCTTGATTTGATGCTTCCGAAAATGGATGGAATGGATGTATGTAAGAATCTACGGCAGCAAAGAATATTTACGCCGATTCTTATGCTGACAGCAAAGGACGATGAGTTTGATAAGGTGCTTGGGTTAGAGCTTGGTGCAGACGATTATATGACAAAACCATTCAGCCCAAGGGAAGTCATTGCCCGTATTAAAGCTGTTCTGAGAAGATCACAGCTGCAGTCGGAATCCTCTGAGCAAGAAAAGGAAGAGAAAGACACATTAAAAATCGGGGATCTTAAAGTCATGCCTAATCACTATGAAGCATATTTTAAGGACGAGCTTCTGGAACTGACTCCAAAAGAGTTCGAACTGCTTCTTTATTTGGCTAGAAACAAAGGTCGTGTGCTTACAAGAGATCAGCTCTTAAGTGCTGTTTGGAACTATGATTTTGTTGGGGATACAAGAATAGTAGATGTTCATATAAGCCATTTGCGCGAAAAGATGGAGCATAACACGAAAAAACCGATTTATATTAAAACAATCCGTGGATTAGGATATAAGCTAGAGGAACCAAAATAA
- the pnpS gene encoding two-component system histidine kinase PnpS — protein MITFKSRLLASLLLIVAIVFLVLGLFIYQLNKSSYINSSNIRLERESTLLAAKMAELNSMDEIDTNEIKEYSELLDLQITITDTKGKILIDEGDKSHEEFLESISTVVSKVSSQPQNEYTGGDTDFHYYWKELNFNGEKQGYLFLGIDLSSQEDAYQKMNTYVLAALLIAFVLIFVIGLTLVFRYMRPIESAAKVAVDLAKGNYHARTYEDNMDETGILSSSLNKLAKNLQEMVKAQEIQQDRLGTLIENIGSGLLLIDSRGYINLVNRAYKDLFMVNSSEYLYKLYYHVIEHREISDLVEEIFMTEHKVVKQLQLNIHFEKKSFQVYGVPIIGTNDMWMGILLVFHDITELKKLEQIRKDFVANVSHELKTPITSIKGFSETLLDGAMDNKEALVEFLQIILKESDRLQSLIQDLLDLTKLEQHNFSLVKEPINIVDILEEVRKLLSNKAEAKGIQLEFERLGNEVWMEGDRARLIQVFMNLISNAISYTVNGGTVTVSVEEKEKNISVSVADTGIGIERGEIPRIFERFYRVDKARSRNSGGTGLGLAIVKHLVELHKGVIKVDSEVGKGTVFTILLHKRFPY, from the coding sequence ATGATAACATTTAAATCCAGGCTGCTTGCCAGTTTGCTTTTGATCGTCGCCATTGTTTTTTTGGTGCTTGGTCTGTTTATTTATCAGCTTAATAAGTCTTCTTACATAAACTCATCTAACATCAGGCTGGAGAGGGAAAGCACCTTGCTTGCAGCAAAGATGGCCGAGCTTAACAGCATGGATGAAATAGATACAAATGAGATCAAGGAATACAGCGAGCTGCTTGATTTGCAAATAACGATAACTGATACAAAAGGAAAAATTCTCATTGATGAGGGCGATAAATCACATGAAGAATTTTTGGAAAGCATAAGTACTGTTGTCAGTAAAGTATCGAGCCAGCCACAAAACGAGTATACAGGTGGAGATACAGATTTCCATTATTACTGGAAAGAGTTGAACTTTAATGGTGAGAAGCAAGGCTATTTGTTTTTAGGTATTGATTTATCCTCACAAGAAGATGCCTATCAAAAGATGAATACATATGTCCTTGCAGCATTGCTTATCGCTTTTGTGCTAATTTTTGTAATTGGTTTGACACTAGTATTCCGTTATATGAGACCAATTGAATCAGCAGCAAAGGTGGCTGTCGATCTCGCAAAAGGAAATTATCATGCACGTACATATGAAGATAATATGGATGAAACAGGAATTCTGAGTTCCTCCTTAAATAAGCTGGCGAAAAACCTGCAGGAGATGGTCAAGGCTCAGGAAATTCAACAGGACCGTCTTGGTACGCTTATTGAGAACATTGGCAGTGGATTACTGTTAATAGACAGTAGAGGCTATATCAATCTTGTAAATAGAGCTTACAAGGATTTATTTATGGTTAATTCATCTGAATATTTGTACAAGCTTTATTATCACGTTATTGAGCATAGGGAAATATCTGATTTGGTCGAGGAAATTTTCATGACAGAGCATAAGGTCGTTAAGCAATTGCAGCTTAATATCCACTTTGAGAAAAAAAGTTTTCAAGTGTATGGTGTGCCGATTATCGGTACAAATGATATGTGGATGGGAATTTTGCTTGTATTTCATGACATTACAGAGCTAAAAAAACTCGAACAAATCAGGAAGGACTTTGTTGCAAATGTGTCCCATGAACTGAAGACACCTATTACCTCTATAAAAGGGTTTTCGGAAACGCTGTTAGATGGAGCAATGGATAATAAAGAGGCGTTGGTTGAGTTTCTACAAATTATCTTAAAAGAAAGTGACAGACTGCAATCGCTCATTCAGGATTTGCTTGATTTGACAAAGCTGGAGCAGCACAATTTTTCATTGGTGAAAGAACCTATTAATATTGTGGATATCTTAGAAGAGGTCCGCAAGCTGCTTTCGAATAAAGCAGAGGCTAAAGGAATACAGCTTGAATTTGAACGGCTTGGTAACGAGGTTTGGATGGAAGGGGACAGAGCCCGACTTATTCAGGTGTTTATGAATTTAATATCAAACGCCATTTCTTACACAGTAAACGGAGGTACAGTTACGGTTTCTGTTGAGGAAAAAGAAAAAAATATTTCCGTGTCAGTTGCAGATACTGGTATAGGGATTGAAAGAGGAGAAATTCCAAGGATTTTTGAGCGTTTTTACAGGGTGGATAAGGCGCGAAGCAGAAATTCTGGTGGAACTGGCCTTGGACTTGCCATCGTGAAGCATCTTGTGGAACTCCATAAAGGAGTTATAAAGGTAGACAGCGAGGTAGGTAAAGGAACAGTTTTTACCATTTTATTGCATAAAAGATTCCCATATTAA
- the polA gene encoding DNA polymerase I, which yields MKKKLILIDGNSIAYRAFFALPLLNNDKGVHTNAVYGFTMMLMKILEDEKPTHLLVAFDAGKTTFRHKTFSEYKGGRQKTPPELSEQFPYIRELLQSYGIKHYELENYEADDIIGTLSLQGEKDGYEVIVISGDKDLTQLSSDKTTVYITRKGITDIESYTPEHIQEKYGLTPDRIIDMKGLMGDASDNIPGVPGVGEKTAIKLLKEFETLENLLVSIDKVSGKKLKEKLEEFKDQALMSKELATITREAPLTVGLGELEFPGMNEEKLRPFFKELGFNSLLDKLGDAPVEEEEELEAIEYEPVKEITKEIFADKNTLYVEVLEDNYHYAPIIGISLVNENGAFYLPIEAALESEAFKEWAEDETKQKTVYDAKRSEVALRHKGIHLKGITFDCLIAAYLADPSASIDDVASVAKKYGFTNIQSDEVFYGKGAKRKVPEEEMLADHLVRKTFALAAIQEKMEEELKANGQEELFHQLEMPLSLVLADMESTGVQVDVERLQKMGAEINDRLKSIENRIYDLAGETFNINSPKQLGVILFEKLGLPVVKKTKTGYSTSADVLEQLASSHDVIKEILEFRQLGKLQSTYIEGLQKVVHDNKIHTRFNQVLTQTGRLSSIDPNLQNIPIRLEEGRKIRQAFVPSEKDWIIFAADYSQIELRVLAHIANDEKLIEAFREDHDIHTETAMSVFHVEADEVTSNMRRHAKAVNFGIVYGISDYGLSQSLNITRKEAGKFIERYLESYPGVKTYMDEIVADAKQQGYVSTLLHRRRYLPDITSRNFNLRSFAERTAMNTPIQGSAADIIKKAMIEMANRLETEGLQAKLLLQVHDELIFEAPKDEIEKLKEIVPDVMENAVELSVPLKVDYSYGDTWFDAK from the coding sequence TTGAAGAAAAAACTGATCCTAATTGACGGGAACAGCATCGCATACAGAGCATTTTTTGCCTTGCCGCTGCTGAACAATGACAAAGGTGTACATACAAATGCTGTTTACGGATTTACAATGATGCTCATGAAAATATTAGAAGACGAAAAGCCGACACATTTGCTCGTTGCTTTTGATGCAGGCAAAACAACGTTCCGCCATAAAACATTCAGTGAGTATAAGGGTGGCCGGCAGAAGACACCGCCTGAACTATCAGAACAATTTCCATATATAAGAGAATTATTGCAGTCATATGGAATTAAACATTATGAGCTTGAAAACTATGAAGCGGATGATATTATCGGAACACTTTCTCTGCAAGGAGAAAAAGATGGGTATGAGGTTATTGTCATTTCAGGAGACAAGGACTTGACACAGCTTAGCTCGGATAAAACGACTGTTTACATTACAAGAAAAGGGATTACAGATATCGAATCATATACACCGGAGCATATTCAAGAGAAATACGGCTTGACTCCTGATCGAATCATCGACATGAAAGGGCTTATGGGAGATGCATCTGATAATATCCCAGGAGTTCCGGGAGTCGGAGAAAAAACGGCCATTAAGCTTCTGAAGGAATTCGAAACACTAGAAAACCTGTTGGTATCCATCGACAAGGTCAGTGGGAAGAAGCTAAAAGAAAAGCTGGAAGAATTTAAGGACCAAGCATTAATGAGCAAGGAGCTTGCCACCATAACAAGAGAGGCACCGCTAACTGTTGGTTTGGGTGAATTAGAATTTCCAGGTATGAACGAAGAAAAGCTGCGCCCATTTTTCAAAGAGCTTGGCTTTAATTCTCTTTTGGACAAGCTCGGAGATGCACCTGTTGAAGAAGAAGAAGAACTCGAAGCGATTGAATATGAGCCAGTGAAGGAAATTACGAAGGAGATTTTTGCAGATAAAAATACCCTTTATGTTGAAGTGCTTGAGGACAATTACCACTATGCACCTATAATCGGTATCTCGTTAGTTAATGAGAACGGCGCATTTTATTTGCCTATTGAAGCAGCTCTCGAATCCGAAGCATTTAAGGAATGGGCAGAAGATGAAACAAAGCAGAAGACTGTATATGATGCGAAAAGGTCAGAGGTTGCCCTCCGTCATAAAGGAATCCATTTGAAGGGAATCACATTTGATTGTTTGATTGCAGCATATCTTGCAGATCCGTCCGCATCGATTGACGACGTAGCATCTGTTGCAAAAAAATACGGCTTTACGAACATTCAATCAGACGAAGTATTTTATGGAAAAGGAGCAAAACGCAAGGTGCCTGAGGAGGAAATGCTAGCAGATCATCTTGTTCGCAAAACGTTTGCTCTTGCGGCTATTCAGGAAAAAATGGAGGAAGAGCTTAAAGCAAATGGACAAGAGGAGCTGTTCCATCAACTTGAAATGCCGCTTAGCCTTGTGCTTGCAGATATGGAATCAACAGGAGTTCAGGTTGATGTGGAGCGCCTGCAAAAAATGGGTGCAGAAATCAATGATAGGCTAAAGAGTATTGAAAATCGCATCTACGATTTGGCAGGAGAAACATTTAACATTAATTCACCTAAGCAATTAGGCGTTATTTTGTTTGAAAAGCTTGGACTGCCTGTAGTTAAAAAAACGAAGACTGGTTACTCCACTTCTGCTGATGTATTAGAGCAGTTGGCAAGCTCCCATGATGTTATTAAGGAGATTCTTGAATTCAGACAGCTTGGCAAGCTTCAATCAACTTATATTGAAGGTCTTCAAAAAGTAGTTCACGATAACAAGATTCATACACGCTTTAATCAGGTGCTGACACAAACAGGACGTTTGAGCTCCATTGATCCTAACTTGCAAAACATTCCAATCAGATTAGAGGAAGGCAGAAAAATTAGACAAGCTTTTGTTCCTTCTGAAAAGGATTGGATCATATTCGCGGCAGATTACAGTCAAATTGAGCTTCGTGTGCTTGCACATATTGCAAATGATGAAAAGCTAATTGAAGCATTCAGAGAAGATCATGATATTCATACGGAAACGGCCATGTCTGTATTCCATGTCGAAGCAGATGAAGTTACATCCAATATGAGAAGACATGCTAAAGCGGTCAACTTCGGAATTGTTTACGGTATAAGCGATTACGGCTTATCCCAAAGCTTGAATATAACGAGGAAGGAAGCTGGGAAATTTATTGAAAGATATTTGGAAAGCTATCCTGGCGTTAAGACATATATGGACGAAATAGTGGCAGATGCTAAACAGCAAGGCTATGTCTCCACATTGCTTCATAGAAGAAGATATTTGCCTGATATTACAAGCAGAAACTTTAACTTACGCAGTTTCGCTGAGCGGACAGCAATGAACACTCCGATACAAGGAAGTGCGGCAGACATCATTAAAAAAGCAATGATTGAAATGGCGAACCGCCTTGAAACAGAAGGCTTACAAGCGAAGCTGCTTCTTCAAGTGCATGATGAATTGATTTTTGAAGCTCCAAAAGATGAAATTGAAAAGCTGAAGGAAATTGTGCCTGATGTGATGGAAAACGCCGTGGAATTAAGTGTACCGCTGAAGGTAGATTATTCGTATGGCGATACATGGTTTGATGCTAAGTAA